Proteins from a single region of Butyrivibrio fibrisolvens:
- a CDS encoding GGDEF domain-containing protein — MGKVKRYYLEINDYYDALKYNNDLLEYTGQNTLDNIQNIIPPQDFVTFKEDISLLDPGENTITCFRMIDKENVLNWMSANVHRSKHNTSIIKLDIYDIKSFEMDKAEGYYDEMTGVLSKSAITDYAKKLIEKSPSKKFYFFIMDVDNFKSINDTYGHMKGDEVIIDVANIAKKCVGEKGLVGRIGGDEFALVLEKICEEEALRDVLREIRYIVREKYADEDNNFTVTTSLGGGLFPDNASNYDDLFRLADKMLYIAKAKGRDRYIIYTPSVHGDLKNDTEVLTISQRTMQNKVKNTLIMDLMSGFLLKDDITIKDAFQKVIDTYMLDEVYLIDKKTAKTTFGLSKDGERCELDLSDLAAEEYQPIFETYPIKVINMYDLQKANYLRFSEFMLRNEFRIIIVYYMRNTPEGGYLMYVSNANSNCRFAETDFSDLVYFSRMLELSGKL; from the coding sequence ATGGGCAAAGTAAAACGCTACTATCTTGAAATCAATGATTATTATGATGCTCTTAAATATAATAATGACCTGCTTGAATACACTGGTCAGAATACGCTCGATAACATCCAGAATATTATTCCGCCCCAGGACTTTGTAACTTTCAAGGAAGACATCTCTTTACTTGATCCGGGCGAGAATACTATTACGTGTTTTCGCATGATCGATAAAGAAAATGTTTTAAACTGGATGTCTGCCAATGTACACAGATCCAAACACAATACTTCGATCATAAAGCTTGATATCTATGATATTAAGTCTTTTGAAATGGACAAGGCAGAAGGTTATTACGACGAAATGACCGGCGTACTTTCTAAAAGTGCGATCACTGACTATGCCAAAAAGCTGATAGAAAAATCTCCTTCTAAAAAGTTCTACTTTTTTATCATGGATGTAGATAACTTTAAATCCATCAATGATACTTACGGCCATATGAAAGGCGATGAAGTAATTATTGATGTTGCTAATATTGCAAAAAAATGCGTAGGTGAAAAGGGACTTGTCGGGCGAATCGGAGGTGACGAATTCGCTCTTGTTCTTGAAAAGATATGTGAAGAAGAAGCGCTTCGTGATGTCCTTAGAGAAATCAGATATATCGTCAGAGAAAAATATGCCGATGAAGATAACAATTTTACTGTAACCACCTCTCTTGGAGGCGGTCTTTTCCCTGATAATGCCTCTAACTATGATGATCTGTTCAGGCTTGCAGACAAAATGCTCTATATTGCCAAGGCAAAAGGGCGTGACAGATATATAATCTACACTCCTTCTGTTCACGGAGATCTGAAAAATGATACAGAAGTTCTGACTATATCTCAAAGAACCATGCAAAACAAAGTCAAGAATACTCTTATCATGGATCTTATGTCAGGTTTTCTGCTAAAAGATGACATCACAATCAAAGATGCCTTCCAGAAAGTCATAGATACCTATATGCTTGATGAAGTCTATCTTATTGATAAAAAAACTGCCAAGACCACCTTTGGTCTTTCCAAGGATGGGGAAAGATGCGAACTGGATCTTTCTGATCTTGCAGCAGAGGAATACCAGCCTATCTTTGAGACATATCCTATCAAGGTCATCAATATGTACGACCTCCAGAAAGCCAATTATCTAAGATTTTCAGAATTTATGCTTCGTAATGAGTTCAGGATAATTATTGTCTATTATATGAGAAATACTCCTGAAGGTGGCTATCTCATGTATGTAAGTAACGCAAACAGCAACTGCAGATTTGCAGAAACAGATTTTTCTGATCTGGTTTACTTTTCAAGGATGCTGGAACTAAGCGGGAAGCTTTGA
- a CDS encoding alpha-L-rhamnosidase — MKITRAKLNGVVNPIGYDFKKLIASWNVEDTDSKILKEGLIEVSKDEVFSEILYSRKSDELDQTGESLDIKLDPCTRYYWRVTITGDNGDRAVSDVQFFETGKMDEPWTGKWIAQGDGEFYHPIFSKDIKTDSGLSRARLYVSCLGVFEAYIDGCKVGDEILTPYINDYETGMQVITFDVTDKLKEESRLEIQVARGWYMSKFGLEGGHDFGDRLAAIAELKLIYEDGNTQVIGTDDTWKVYKNDVTESGIYYGEDLDRTAGIKEMGNAKEISVDKKLIDRYSIPVVVKEVLQPKEIIKSPAGETIVDFGQNHAGFMELDADFPKGTVITIDCGEILQEGNFFNKNYREARSSFVYTSDGRKETVHPRFTFFGYRYLRIKGWPEETPLALDKIRSNVIYSDMERTGFIETSHEKINRLYENCIWGQKSNFIDMPTDCPQRNERLGWTGDAQVFSQTASYNMDTRAFYRKFLIDLGLDAKRHDGAVPSFIPNRADKLAGVGSAWADAGTIIPSVLYNTFGSVSDVEQHYEMMKNWVEYMHRNDVEHGDKGFFTLPFQFGDWLGLDGITEQSIKGGTDDDYLGSVYYFYSTKLTAKMAERLGKIADVDRYNALAKKVKKAILNEYFTPSGRLSCDTQAAYIVALAFEIYVDRDKLIKQFEDRLKKDCYQIKCGFVGAPLLCTTLAKIGRMDLAYHFLFNEKFPSWLYCVNLGATTIWERWNSVLPDGKISGEGMNSLNHYSYGTVVQFMYEYIGGIRMQEAGFKSAIIAPEPSMRFRFFNTQMTTASGKFVSNWKIEENGIFKLTVSIPFNTKAKVVLPRFSTNDLQVTGTDSALIGEDGCIDLASGTYEFSYIPSSDYRRIYGPNTRLSELSGDEDVMKILEKELPAAFGMIKKDDKESINLTLGELPHMFFMGFSPEKVDPVNKKIFDIIKW; from the coding sequence ATGAAAATTACAAGAGCAAAACTTAACGGGGTAGTCAATCCTATCGGATATGACTTTAAAAAACTTATCGCTTCATGGAATGTGGAGGATACAGATTCTAAGATCTTAAAAGAAGGCCTTATAGAAGTTTCTAAAGACGAAGTCTTTTCTGAGATATTATACAGCCGTAAGTCTGACGAGCTTGATCAGACAGGAGAAAGTCTTGATATTAAGCTTGATCCATGTACGAGATATTACTGGAGGGTAACCATTACAGGCGACAATGGAGATAGAGCTGTCTCTGATGTTCAGTTTTTTGAAACAGGCAAAATGGATGAACCCTGGACTGGAAAATGGATCGCACAGGGAGATGGAGAGTTCTATCATCCGATATTTTCAAAAGATATAAAGACAGATTCAGGCCTTTCCAGAGCAAGACTCTATGTCAGCTGCCTTGGCGTTTTTGAAGCATATATTGATGGATGCAAAGTCGGAGATGAGATCCTGACTCCTTATATCAATGATTATGAGACCGGAATGCAGGTCATAACTTTTGACGTAACAGATAAGCTAAAAGAAGAAAGCAGACTTGAGATCCAGGTGGCAAGAGGCTGGTATATGAGTAAGTTCGGCCTTGAAGGTGGCCACGACTTTGGAGACAGACTGGCTGCAATTGCCGAACTTAAGCTTATCTATGAAGATGGAAATACGCAGGTTATCGGCACAGATGATACCTGGAAGGTTTATAAAAACGATGTGACTGAGTCCGGCATCTACTATGGCGAAGACCTTGACAGAACTGCCGGGATCAAAGAGATGGGTAATGCAAAAGAGATATCCGTTGATAAAAAACTTATCGACAGATACAGCATTCCTGTTGTAGTTAAGGAAGTCTTACAGCCCAAAGAAATTATAAAATCCCCTGCAGGCGAAACGATAGTCGACTTTGGCCAGAATCATGCAGGCTTTATGGAACTAGATGCTGACTTCCCCAAAGGAACAGTTATCACTATAGACTGCGGAGAAATACTGCAGGAAGGAAACTTTTTTAACAAGAACTATAGAGAAGCACGCTCAAGCTTTGTATATACCTCTGATGGAAGAAAAGAGACTGTTCATCCAAGATTCACCTTCTTTGGATACAGATATTTAAGGATCAAGGGATGGCCTGAAGAGACTCCTCTTGCTCTGGATAAGATCCGTTCAAATGTAATTTATTCTGATATGGAGCGCACAGGCTTTATTGAGACAAGCCATGAAAAGATAAATCGCCTGTATGAGAACTGTATCTGGGGACAGAAGTCTAACTTTATCGACATGCCTACAGACTGCCCACAGCGTAATGAAAGACTTGGCTGGACAGGAGACGCACAGGTATTTTCACAGACAGCAAGTTACAATATGGATACAAGAGCTTTCTATAGAAAGTTCTTAATAGATCTTGGACTGGATGCAAAACGCCACGATGGAGCAGTGCCAAGCTTTATTCCTAATAGGGCTGATAAGCTTGCAGGAGTTGGCAGTGCATGGGCAGATGCAGGAACCATAATTCCAAGCGTTTTATACAATACCTTTGGCTCAGTTTCTGATGTCGAGCAGCATTATGAGATGATGAAGAACTGGGTTGAGTACATGCACCGAAACGATGTAGAGCATGGCGATAAGGGCTTTTTCACCCTGCCATTTCAGTTTGGTGACTGGCTCGGACTTGATGGAATCACAGAGCAGAGCATTAAGGGTGGAACAGATGATGATTATCTGGGCAGTGTATACTATTTCTATTCTACAAAGCTTACAGCGAAGATGGCTGAAAGACTTGGCAAAATTGCGGATGTAGACAGATACAATGCACTGGCCAAGAAGGTTAAGAAGGCTATACTAAATGAATACTTCACACCATCAGGAAGATTATCCTGCGATACCCAGGCTGCATATATAGTAGCACTTGCTTTTGAGATCTATGTTGACAGGGACAAGCTTATAAAACAGTTTGAAGACAGACTGAAAAAAGACTGCTATCAGATAAAATGCGGATTCGTTGGAGCACCGCTCCTTTGCACTACTCTTGCAAAGATAGGAAGAATGGATCTTGCATACCATTTCCTCTTTAATGAGAAATTCCCAAGCTGGCTCTACTGCGTAAATCTTGGAGCTACTACGATATGGGAGAGATGGAACTCTGTTTTGCCTGATGGAAAAATATCCGGCGAAGGCATGAACTCTCTTAACCATTATTCCTATGGAACAGTTGTGCAGTTCATGTATGAGTATATTGGTGGTATACGTATGCAGGAGGCTGGATTTAAGAGCGCAATTATCGCTCCAGAGCCAAGTATGCGTTTCAGATTCTTTAATACTCAGATGACAACCGCTTCAGGCAAGTTTGTATCTAACTGGAAGATAGAAGAGAATGGAATCTTTAAGTTGACTGTTTCTATTCCTTTTAATACAAAAGCTAAAGTTGTACTTCCAAGATTTTCTACAAATGACCTTCAGGTTACAGGCACGGACAGCGCCCTTATAGGAGAGGACGGATGCATCGATCTTGCATCAGGTACATATGAATTCAGTTACATTCCTTCAAGCGATTACAGACGCATCTATGGCCCGAATACCCGCCTTTCAGAGCTTTCAGGCGATGAAGATGTTATGAAGATTTTGGAAAAAGAGCTTCCGGCTGCATTTGGAATGATCAAGAAAGATGATAAAGAAAGCATCAACCTGACACTGGGAGAACTTCCACACATGTTCTTCATGGGCTTCTCACCAGAAAAAGTCGATCCTGTAAATAAAAAGATATTCGATATTATCAAATGGTAA
- a CDS encoding MFS transporter: MGNNRVTKSKNTSEVGTGFKWFHATSVNGGAMVMAAVLASYLSVYMTDTLKLPAAICSLIMFIATLWDAINDPMMGVIADNTHTKVGRYRPYFLVAPVLLTFFATMVWIDWGFTSNTAKAIYILIMYIGYGMTVTMYTMPQMAILPAAVKKDSERNKIITIGAGSCAFAFTIGNTFTQNITDFFNKLGFANGYIPFMLICGALAFISFWGLYKASEGHERYLSEPEKHPLKGLGMVLKHKEVYPNIIAWIMASMGYGLMFSSSVYYMMYYYERPDLISTYMGVISIGALVSMVVAMPIVLKVFKSGQRALCFSQISTIAIYIILFFFGKTNFVFLCVLTFIASVTGAMQNALVNILVNDTIDFIMYKEGKSANGLVSSIKGFAQKCGNTVTTSGILAILAVSGYVAGAIGQQPDSAMFALNFIKFGAPSITGLIVVLCVVFGPIKKYKAQIEEMKAQQGEQEDAENKAC; encoded by the coding sequence ATGGGTAATAACAGGGTTACAAAATCAAAAAATACCTCGGAAGTTGGTACAGGCTTTAAATGGTTCCATGCAACTTCAGTCAACGGCGGAGCAATGGTTATGGCGGCAGTTCTTGCCAGCTACCTGTCAGTTTATATGACAGATACACTTAAGCTTCCAGCAGCAATCTGTTCGCTTATCATGTTCATAGCAACATTATGGGATGCAATAAATGACCCTATGATGGGTGTCATTGCAGACAATACTCATACTAAAGTCGGACGTTATCGTCCTTACTTTCTTGTTGCACCTGTTCTTTTGACATTCTTTGCAACTATGGTCTGGATCGACTGGGGATTTACAAGTAATACAGCTAAGGCAATATATATACTAATTATGTATATCGGCTATGGCATGACAGTTACCATGTACACAATGCCTCAGATGGCGATCCTTCCTGCAGCAGTCAAAAAAGACAGTGAGAGAAACAAGATCATCACAATAGGAGCAGGATCCTGTGCATTTGCATTTACAATTGGTAATACATTCACACAGAACATCACAGACTTTTTTAACAAACTCGGATTTGCAAACGGATACATTCCATTCATGCTTATCTGCGGCGCACTGGCATTCATTTCTTTCTGGGGATTATATAAAGCATCAGAAGGCCACGAAAGATACCTTTCAGAACCTGAAAAGCACCCGCTTAAAGGTCTTGGAATGGTCCTTAAACACAAAGAAGTATATCCCAACATCATTGCATGGATAATGGCTTCAATGGGCTACGGCCTTATGTTCTCTTCATCAGTTTATTACATGATGTATTACTATGAGAGACCTGACCTTATCTCAACATACATGGGCGTTATTTCAATCGGAGCACTTGTATCAATGGTAGTTGCAATGCCAATCGTACTCAAAGTATTTAAGAGCGGCCAGAGAGCACTTTGCTTCTCACAGATATCAACTATCGCAATCTATATAATTCTTTTCTTCTTTGGAAAAACAAATTTCGTATTCCTGTGCGTTCTTACATTCATCGCATCAGTTACAGGTGCAATGCAGAATGCGCTCGTAAATATCCTTGTTAACGACACTATCGATTTCATCATGTACAAGGAAGGAAAATCAGCAAACGGCCTTGTTTCATCGATCAAGGGATTTGCCCAGAAGTGCGGTAATACAGTTACAACATCAGGTATCCTCGCAATCCTTGCAGTATCAGGATATGTTGCAGGAGCTATCGGCCAGCAGCCTGATTCAGCAATGTTCGCCCTTAACTTCATTAAGTTCGGCGCTCCAAGCATCACAGGTCTTATCGTTGTTCTCTGCGTAGTATTCGGACCTATCAAGAAGTATAAAGCGCAGATAGAAGAGATGAAGGCACAGCAGGGCGAACAGGAAGATGCTGAGAATAAAGCCTGCTAA
- a CDS encoding family 1 glycosylhydrolase, with the protein MDRETFYIGAATAGHQVEGNNTNSDIWAMEQMKYGGYPEKSLDAADHYNRYKEDITLLKSAGLNAYRFSFEWARIEPKEGEFDEKEMQHYLDMVHFCKENDIEPIITLHHFASPKWLIEKGGWESEYVIEAFKRYTKYIAQNLSGEGIKYICTLNEANMGNLISIYIRQAKEQYEKQEGEKATLQIGLNLEEMKKEEEAKEKENIEVFGTPFPAVFVSPRSPKGNKIIMETHKAAVEILHEMLPDTKVGLTLSLRDVQAIPGGEEKAALDWHDEFEEFLPAIIDDDFVGVQNYTRAVFGENGELPPEDGAELTQMGYEFYPEGLPNVIRRVHASFKGEILVTENGIATDDDTRRVEFIRRAFDGVKACLEDGIPVKAYMYWSLLDNFEWQSGYTMRFGLIGFDRKTQERTVKESLAFLGNVNRIETNTL; encoded by the coding sequence ATGGATAGAGAAACATTTTATATTGGTGCTGCAACAGCAGGACACCAGGTAGAAGGCAACAATACTAATAGTGACATATGGGCAATGGAGCAGATGAAGTACGGAGGATATCCTGAGAAATCGCTTGATGCAGCAGATCACTATAACAGATATAAAGAGGACATAACTCTTTTGAAAAGTGCAGGACTTAATGCATACCGCTTTTCTTTTGAATGGGCGAGAATTGAGCCCAAAGAAGGAGAGTTCGATGAAAAAGAAATGCAGCACTACCTTGATATGGTGCATTTCTGCAAGGAGAATGATATAGAGCCTATCATTACCCTTCATCACTTTGCCTCCCCCAAATGGCTCATAGAAAAAGGCGGCTGGGAATCAGAATACGTGATCGAAGCTTTCAAAAGGTATACTAAATATATAGCCCAAAACCTTTCAGGCGAAGGCATTAAGTACATCTGTACCCTGAACGAAGCAAATATGGGAAATCTCATTTCGATCTATATCCGTCAGGCTAAGGAGCAGTATGAGAAGCAGGAAGGCGAAAAAGCTACTCTGCAGATCGGCCTTAATCTTGAAGAGATGAAAAAAGAAGAGGAAGCTAAGGAAAAGGAAAATATCGAAGTATTTGGAACTCCTTTCCCTGCAGTATTCGTATCTCCAAGATCTCCTAAAGGAAACAAGATAATCATGGAGACTCATAAGGCAGCAGTAGAGATACTTCACGAGATGCTTCCTGATACGAAAGTCGGTTTAACACTTAGCCTCCGAGACGTTCAGGCGATTCCCGGCGGAGAAGAAAAGGCTGCCCTGGACTGGCATGATGAGTTCGAAGAATTCCTTCCTGCTATTATCGATGACGATTTTGTAGGAGTACAGAACTATACTAGAGCAGTATTTGGTGAAAACGGAGAACTCCCACCCGAAGACGGCGCCGAACTTACCCAGATGGGATATGAATTTTATCCCGAAGGACTTCCAAATGTCATCCGCCGTGTGCATGCATCTTTTAAAGGTGAGATCCTCGTTACAGAAAACGGTATCGCAACAGATGACGACACAAGAAGGGTAGAATTTATCAGAAGAGCCTTTGACGGAGTAAAAGCCTGTCTTGAAGACGGTATCCCTGTAAAAGCCTACATGTATTGGTCACTTCTTGATAACTTCGAGTGGCAAAGCGGCTATACTATGCGCTTTGGACTTATAGGCTTTGATAGGAAGACCCAGGAACGTACCGTTAAAGAAAGCCTGGCATTCCTTGGGAATGTGAATAGAATAGAAACTAATACCTTATAA
- a CDS encoding AraC family transcriptional regulator, translating into MRIYTTYGKFQSEMDSYYKRTGHKLQFVEMLMRMNDKGLLDTVPPRFPVHEDALSLSDEEFDKIVDHIPISFELQDSMSSDIGEEKIIPQFYDVFTIRHPRFTRAYSHIHNYFEIDFVVKGTATFRFEKEEHIMHEGEACIIAPGSSHDFLIDDDKTIVYTICIRKSTFESTFVSLMSHQNLLSGFFRQILKDENHSNYLMLFTGNNMECRILLRKLLIESEHPDEYSNGCCISVINLLFANLLRNYSKTIAFYNYEIGTDFSLVLQYIQHNYQTLTLSSLAQFFHYSEPHLSTLIKQNTGSNFTDLIKNLRMRDAKNLLINTDRKINEIADQTGYNSADHFSRVFRQTYGMSPAAYRKENQKETPFIPFLSEEGE; encoded by the coding sequence ATGAGAATCTACACAACATATGGTAAATTCCAAAGTGAAATGGATTCATATTATAAAAGAACAGGCCATAAGCTTCAGTTTGTCGAAATGCTTATGCGTATGAATGATAAAGGCCTTTTAGATACTGTTCCGCCGCGCTTTCCTGTTCATGAGGACGCCTTATCTTTGAGCGATGAAGAGTTTGACAAGATAGTTGATCATATTCCCATCAGCTTTGAGCTTCAGGACAGTATGAGCTCAGATATTGGCGAAGAAAAGATCATCCCTCAGTTCTATGATGTTTTCACTATTCGTCATCCACGCTTTACGAGGGCTTACTCTCACATTCACAATTATTTTGAGATTGATTTTGTTGTCAAAGGCACAGCAACTTTCCGTTTTGAAAAAGAAGAACATATCATGCATGAAGGCGAAGCTTGTATAATAGCGCCGGGGTCTTCACATGATTTTCTTATAGATGATGATAAAACTATTGTATATACCATTTGTATAAGAAAAAGCACTTTTGAAAGTACTTTTGTATCACTTATGAGCCATCAGAATCTCTTATCCGGCTTTTTCAGACAGATATTAAAAGACGAAAACCATTCCAACTACCTGATGCTGTTCACGGGTAATAACATGGAATGTCGTATTTTGCTTCGTAAGCTCCTTATAGAATCAGAACATCCTGATGAGTACAGTAATGGATGTTGTATTTCTGTTATCAATCTTCTTTTTGCCAACCTTTTAAGGAACTACAGTAAGACAATTGCCTTTTATAATTACGAGATCGGAACGGATTTCTCACTTGTACTTCAGTATATACAGCACAATTATCAAACGCTAACATTGTCATCTCTTGCGCAGTTCTTCCATTACAGCGAGCCGCATCTTAGTACTTTGATAAAACAAAATACCGGAAGTAACTTTACTGATCTTATAAAAAATCTACGAATGAGAGATGCAAAGAATCTTCTTATAAATACAGATCGTAAGATAAATGAGATTGCAGATCAGACAGGATACAATAGCGCGGATCACTTCTCACGTGTATTCAGGCAGACGTATGGAATGTCTCCTGCAGCATACCGCAAGGAAAATCAGAAGGAAACGCCTTTCATTCCTTTCCTGTCGGAAGAAGGAGAATAA
- a CDS encoding PrsW family intramembrane metalloprotease — protein sequence MSFGLFILGILPAALLMRYIYKKDRIDKEPKGLLALLFFLGAVSTIFAALIENIGEDIIDDYFYTDSIVFLAIDAFLVVALAEELGKYFVVKKFAWNNAAFNTTFDAVVYAVFASLGFATLENILYLFDGSVYTAIVRGILSVPGHAIDAVFMGNYLGIAKRCEALGDNKGKKANLRKALLMPVLTHGFYDFCLFVQSPISLLSFFIYEIIITVYTIKKVNKLSEEDTSLFPGGFYPGHYVASQLYMQGAIPGYQPPTLRFDPETGKPVYQQGAAQRFDPNTGQRLF from the coding sequence ATGAGTTTTGGATTATTTATTCTGGGAATACTGCCTGCAGCGCTTTTGATGCGCTATATCTATAAAAAAGACCGTATTGACAAAGAACCTAAAGGACTGCTTGCCTTACTGTTTTTCTTAGGAGCAGTATCTACTATCTTTGCAGCTCTTATTGAAAATATTGGAGAAGACATCATTGATGATTATTTCTATACAGATTCTATCGTCTTTCTGGCCATTGATGCTTTCCTTGTAGTCGCTCTTGCTGAAGAGCTTGGAAAATACTTTGTAGTAAAAAAATTCGCATGGAACAACGCTGCTTTTAATACAACCTTCGACGCCGTTGTTTATGCGGTATTTGCTTCTCTTGGTTTTGCAACACTTGAAAACATCTTATATCTGTTCGATGGCTCAGTATATACAGCAATCGTACGTGGAATCTTATCAGTACCCGGACATGCGATCGACGCAGTGTTCATGGGTAACTATCTCGGCATAGCCAAAAGATGCGAAGCACTTGGCGATAACAAGGGCAAAAAAGCAAATCTGCGAAAAGCTCTTTTGATGCCTGTCCTGACACATGGCTTCTACGATTTCTGCCTATTTGTACAATCGCCTATATCACTTCTTTCATTCTTCATATATGAAATCATTATCACAGTTTATACTATCAAGAAAGTCAACAAGCTTTCTGAAGAAGATACTTCCCTGTTCCCCGGCGGCTTCTATCCCGGACACTATGTCGCTTCCCAGCTCTATATGCAGGGCGCTATCCCCGGATATCAGCCCCCTACTCTAAGATTCGACCCTGAGACAGGAAAACCTGTCTATCAGCAAGGTGCCGCACAAAGATTCGACCCCAACACAGGACAACGTCTCTTCTAA
- a CDS encoding ion transporter — protein sequence MENFKKRLYEVIEVSHEGDESSKAYDILMTSAVIVGMVPLTLKTDNAYTVAIEVLTAVLFSMDYIARVYTADYKMGYKNFRAYIAYIFSPLAIFDFLSILPILYIFFPISSVIGLLKLFRIFRIMKLIRYSKTMIVIANVLRKVRKQLLAVLILIIIYIFVSAMLIFQMEPELFDNFFAALYWATISITTIGYGDITPTTAIGQFITMISALIGVAVIALPTGMITAAYMNEINKKKSKYEL from the coding sequence ATGGAGAATTTTAAGAAGCGTCTTTATGAAGTTATAGAAGTTTCCCATGAAGGTGATGAGTCAAGTAAAGCTTACGACATCCTTATGACTAGTGCTGTAATCGTTGGTATGGTGCCGCTTACCCTTAAAACGGATAATGCCTATACTGTAGCGATCGAGGTTCTTACAGCAGTATTATTTTCTATGGATTATATTGCAAGAGTATATACAGCCGATTATAAAATGGGCTACAAAAATTTCAGGGCCTATATAGCTTATATCTTTAGCCCGCTTGCTATCTTTGATTTTCTGTCTATATTGCCGATTCTATATATTTTCTTCCCGATATCTTCAGTCATTGGCCTTTTGAAGCTGTTCAGGATCTTCAGGATCATGAAGCTTATAAGGTATTCAAAGACCATGATCGTAATTGCCAATGTTCTTCGTAAAGTGAGAAAACAGCTCCTCGCGGTGCTGATCCTTATAATAATCTATATTTTCGTTTCTGCCATGCTTATATTCCAGATGGAGCCAGAGCTTTTTGATAACTTCTTTGCAGCCCTGTACTGGGCGACCATCTCCATTACTACTATAGGATATGGCGACATAACGCCGACAACTGCAATAGGTCAGTTCATAACTATGATATCAGCCCTTATCGGAGTTGCCGTGATCGCACTTCCTACAGGTATGATCACAGCCGCTTACATGAACGAGATCAATAAGAAAAAATCTAAATATGAGTTATAG